The Limnochorda sp. LNt genome includes a region encoding these proteins:
- a CDS encoding sensor histidine kinase, whose amino-acid sequence MSRAPRGSLSSRIGRTVIVMFLVLTAAFWFVVRVAATRGMERFVLDDVTARHGEAASGLVMVLDELNLLYSRMVLSDELFLLLQDGTLGPADKARLFRQMMDRVGVNHGLFGDVRLLFGDEVYSMAGDAFGDGGSVGRRLLPQILTSARLVEPGGVVFDQSGEAFVVIGKRMVNYPAAAARGAVLFFIRETALRKLAEAVSNGVGYSLVVTGDGLVVTHTRGLHVGAHLVDAGALRGAWPADRQVRTIDGERVLVIATPLGPLHQRYGLDWTIVSVIPHDTLLQDVIRLNRYNLGLGLVMALGAALLSMPLAAGITRPIHRLVRRLRRFSQTGQKEPASGRVRDELWELEATYDEMVERITDLMRKNEERMEAQRKLELEALQMQINPHFLYNTLDAIAWMAKLEKKPNIARLAIALAKFFRISLHKGDKFITVAEEIELVKHFIDIELIRFPDKFTVEYLVEPDVQQELTLKLILQPVVENAIKHGVSLLDRGGHLQIKAYGDREHVWFEVIDNGVGFDPPADLLAPSGAPGKARGYGLRNVDERIKLQYGPECGVQVFSAVGEGTRVVLKIKRSSAASWPASA is encoded by the coding sequence GTGAGCCGGGCACCCCGTGGCAGCCTCTCATCCCGCATCGGCCGCACCGTCATCGTGATGTTCCTGGTCTTGACGGCGGCCTTCTGGTTTGTGGTGCGCGTGGCAGCCACCAGGGGGATGGAGCGGTTCGTCCTCGACGACGTGACGGCGCGGCATGGGGAGGCCGCCAGCGGTCTGGTCATGGTGCTCGACGAGCTCAACTTGCTCTACTCCCGGATGGTGCTGAGTGATGAGCTCTTCCTGCTTCTGCAGGACGGCACCCTGGGGCCGGCGGACAAGGCGCGTCTCTTCCGCCAGATGATGGACCGGGTCGGCGTCAACCACGGGCTGTTTGGCGATGTGCGCCTCCTCTTCGGCGACGAGGTCTACAGCATGGCGGGCGACGCCTTTGGCGACGGTGGGAGCGTCGGCCGCCGCCTGCTGCCGCAGATCCTCACCTCCGCCCGCCTGGTGGAGCCGGGCGGCGTCGTCTTCGATCAAAGCGGCGAGGCCTTCGTGGTCATCGGCAAGCGGATGGTCAACTACCCCGCGGCCGCAGCCAGGGGAGCCGTGCTCTTCTTCATCCGAGAGACCGCCCTGCGGAAGCTGGCGGAGGCCGTCTCCAATGGGGTCGGCTACTCGCTGGTGGTGACCGGCGACGGGCTGGTGGTGACCCACACCCGCGGGCTGCACGTCGGGGCGCACCTGGTCGATGCCGGTGCCCTGCGGGGCGCCTGGCCGGCTGACCGGCAGGTGCGCACCATCGACGGCGAGCGGGTGCTGGTCATCGCCACCCCTCTCGGCCCGCTTCATCAACGCTATGGACTCGACTGGACCATCGTGAGCGTCATCCCCCACGATACCCTGCTGCAGGATGTGATCCGGCTCAACCGGTACAACCTCGGCCTGGGCTTGGTCATGGCCCTGGGAGCCGCTCTGCTCTCGATGCCTCTGGCGGCCGGCATCACCCGTCCCATCCATCGCCTCGTCCGACGCCTGCGGCGCTTCTCCCAGACGGGGCAAAAGGAGCCGGCCTCGGGACGGGTGCGCGACGAGCTGTGGGAGCTCGAGGCCACCTACGACGAGATGGTGGAGCGCATCACCGATCTGATGCGCAAGAATGAGGAGCGCATGGAGGCGCAGCGGAAGCTCGAGCTCGAGGCTCTGCAGATGCAGATCAATCCCCATTTCCTTTACAACACCCTGGACGCCATCGCCTGGATGGCGAAGCTCGAAAAGAAGCCCAACATCGCCCGGCTGGCCATCGCGCTGGCCAAATTCTTCCGGATCAGCCTCCACAAGGGCGACAAGTTCATCACGGTGGCCGAGGAGATCGAACTCGTCAAGCACTTCATCGACATCGAGCTCATCCGCTTTCCTGACAAGTTTACCGTCGAGTACCTGGTCGAGCCCGACGTCCAGCAGGAGCTGACCCTCAAGCTCATCTTGCAGCCCGTCGTGGAGAACGCCATCAAGCATGGGGTCTCGCTGCTGGACCGGGGAGGCCACCTCCAGATCAAGGCATACGGCGACCGCGAACACGTCTGGTTCGAGGTGATCGACAACGGCGTCGGCTTCGACCCGCCGGCCGACCTGCTGGCCCCGTCGGGGGCCCCCGGCAAGGCCAGAGGCTACGGGCTCCGCAACGTCGACGAGCGCATCAAGCTGCAGTACGGGCCGGAGTGCGGGGTCCAGGTCTTCTCGGCCGTCGGCGAGGGCACTCGCGTGGTGCTCAAGATCAAGCGCTCCAGCGCTGCATCTTGGCCCGCAAGCGCATGA
- a CDS encoding response regulator has product MFKMLVIDDEYLVRLGIRQAIPWERHGIVVVGEAANGQQGLDLALQHAPDVILCDVRMPVMDGIAFVRRVQELGLDCAVVILSGYKEFDYVKGTLEGGAFAYLLKPIDDDELIETVRRALQQLEQRRRATRRDQHWQQVLPSVAQSLLLKLIAGDASGARELQEVLEAYGFPIGRRGHLIVGQADPDSSDSEGAPQAVRALHDQLEQGLREQGVPHLGVLLESHFVVLAGMEDGDLVQRVCEAAVARYEQAGAATTVTVGISQAYADLSGVEAAYRQAREAARSKLFPLVNAVVRYGAEGGPYKPQVLAAMRYIAEHYAEDVTVRDVAAHLHVSESYLMHLFRENVGLTFNECLTAYRMMMAKKMLREGKYRVYEIAERVGYSDPKYFSQVFRKHTGLLPSQYRG; this is encoded by the coding sequence ATGTTTAAGATGCTCGTGATCGACGATGAGTACCTGGTGCGCCTGGGGATCCGCCAGGCGATCCCCTGGGAGCGGCACGGCATCGTGGTGGTGGGCGAGGCCGCCAACGGGCAGCAGGGGCTGGATCTGGCCCTCCAGCACGCGCCGGATGTCATCCTCTGCGACGTGCGCATGCCCGTGATGGATGGGATCGCGTTCGTCCGGCGGGTACAGGAGCTGGGCCTCGACTGCGCGGTGGTGATCCTCAGCGGATACAAGGAGTTCGACTACGTGAAGGGCACCCTGGAGGGGGGCGCCTTCGCGTACCTGCTGAAGCCCATCGACGACGACGAGCTGATCGAGACGGTGCGGCGCGCCTTGCAGCAGCTGGAGCAGAGGCGTCGGGCCACCCGGCGTGATCAGCACTGGCAGCAGGTCTTGCCGTCGGTGGCGCAGAGCCTGCTGCTCAAGCTCATCGCCGGGGATGCCTCGGGTGCGCGGGAGCTGCAGGAGGTCCTGGAGGCCTACGGCTTTCCCATCGGTCGACGGGGCCACCTCATCGTGGGGCAGGCCGACCCCGACTCGAGCGATAGCGAGGGGGCGCCACAGGCGGTGCGCGCCCTGCATGACCAGCTGGAGCAGGGGCTGCGGGAGCAAGGCGTTCCCCATCTGGGAGTGCTGCTCGAGTCGCACTTCGTCGTGCTGGCGGGGATGGAGGATGGCGACCTGGTGCAGCGGGTGTGCGAAGCGGCGGTCGCCCGATACGAGCAGGCCGGCGCAGCGACCACCGTCACGGTGGGGATCAGCCAGGCGTACGCGGACCTATCGGGGGTGGAGGCCGCTTACCGCCAGGCTCGAGAGGCGGCGCGGAGCAAGCTCTTTCCCCTGGTCAACGCGGTGGTGCGCTACGGAGCCGAGGGCGGCCCGTACAAGCCTCAGGTGCTGGCCGCCATGCGGTACATCGCGGAGCACTACGCCGAGGACGTGACGGTGCGAGACGTGGCCGCGCACCTGCACGTGAGCGAGTCGTACCTGATGCACCTCTTCCGGGAGAATGTGGGCCTGACCTTCAACGAGTGTCTCACCGCGTACCGCATGATGATGGCCAAGAAGATGCTGCGGGAAGGGAAGTACCGGGTGTACGAGATCGCCGAGCGGGTGGGCTACAGCGACCCCAAGTACTTCAGCCAGGTGTTTCGCAAACACACCGGGCTCCTTCCGAGCCAGTACAGGGGTTGA
- a CDS encoding discoidin domain-containing protein — protein MVGGVAYLRWQQDRREAPAVTTRPAPEPSRTVTETKVVVYEGPSLLESSDRVKVFVEGHELFVYETLVNNGRLFSFTTPTTTTPVALFDFEGSVNVTVRVDEAVTDAVVRPLAYGITPEIDGNTITFRLDYPGQYTVEYNGRTDRALHLFANPLEQDAPDPDNLPADTIYIGPGVYKADAIPVRSGQTIYIAGGAVVYGHIRAERVENVTIRGRGILDGSIYPRTRPSEFTLPIELRHSKNITIEGITILNPAGWAITSYFVDGLTIDNVKIITARANGDGVSLQSSKNVVVKNSFVRSWDDALVVKNYDRGTSSDILFENIVIWSDLAQSMEVGYETYGETMEKIEFRDITVLHSFHKPVMSIHNADDAHIRDVAFRNITVEDAQMEGDNKASDHDNFFLDFTIQYSQEWSRSGGQRGRISGVVVDNVVVLDGRDDFVSRIMGSGPDNRVEDVLLRNITYKQVPVRRAEDLRLSANQHTTHIRVEYVGGSTGAALHLPYVLDLEDGVPAQVTVVPRRDQAGFLVPDFAIRPVPQVYMGERLTGALTVTATRGTSTLEWDDGRGPFADPGHPASAALDGDPATGWVGLDWPGAPGEFAALSIWFDEPKRVGTVRLHGDPASRVALLQNIALFGIRATSERNVFTRILNSADYEFSPATGNVVDIRINPGEYKALQLRFYNRSGTAYSERAFAHEVEIYPASLTFNKPVSASPHEDVYVASNMTDGNPLTYYEARKGEWPAVVTVDLGDAFDVKVVQVALPPLMQWEPRTQTFSIHGSLDGDVYEEVVPAASYTFDPAQGNLVEITLARPTRMRLLRLVVTDNTSPGGYGAQISELLAFD, from the coding sequence GTGGTGGGGGGTGTCGCCTACCTCCGCTGGCAGCAGGACCGCCGGGAAGCGCCGGCGGTGACCACCCGCCCCGCCCCGGAGCCGTCCAGGACGGTGACCGAGACCAAGGTGGTCGTCTACGAGGGGCCGTCCCTGCTGGAGAGCTCCGACCGGGTGAAGGTGTTCGTCGAGGGCCACGAGCTCTTCGTCTACGAGACCCTGGTCAACAACGGACGCCTCTTCAGCTTCACCACCCCCACCACGACCACCCCGGTCGCCCTCTTCGACTTCGAGGGCTCGGTCAACGTCACGGTCCGCGTCGATGAAGCGGTGACGGACGCCGTCGTGCGGCCCCTGGCCTACGGCATCACCCCCGAGATCGACGGCAACACCATCACTTTCCGCCTTGACTACCCGGGCCAGTACACCGTGGAGTACAACGGGCGGACCGATCGAGCGCTGCACCTGTTCGCCAACCCCTTGGAGCAGGATGCGCCCGACCCCGATAACCTGCCCGCCGATACCATCTACATCGGCCCCGGGGTGTACAAAGCGGATGCGATCCCGGTCCGCAGCGGCCAGACGATTTACATCGCCGGCGGAGCCGTGGTGTACGGCCATATCCGTGCAGAACGGGTCGAGAACGTCACCATTCGGGGCCGGGGGATCCTGGATGGCTCCATCTACCCCCGCACCCGTCCGTCGGAGTTCACCCTTCCCATCGAATTGCGCCACTCGAAGAACATCACCATCGAGGGGATCACCATCCTCAACCCGGCCGGGTGGGCCATCACGTCCTACTTCGTCGACGGCCTCACCATCGACAATGTCAAGATCATCACGGCGCGGGCCAATGGCGACGGCGTCTCCTTGCAGTCCTCCAAGAATGTGGTGGTCAAGAACTCCTTCGTGCGCAGCTGGGACGACGCCCTGGTGGTCAAGAACTACGATCGTGGCACCAGCTCCGACATCCTCTTCGAGAACATCGTGATATGGAGCGATCTGGCGCAAAGCATGGAGGTGGGATACGAGACTTACGGGGAGACGATGGAGAAGATCGAGTTCCGGGACATCACGGTGCTGCATAGCTTCCACAAGCCGGTGATGAGCATCCACAATGCCGACGACGCGCACATCCGCGACGTGGCCTTTCGCAACATCACGGTGGAGGACGCCCAGATGGAGGGCGACAACAAAGCCTCCGACCACGACAACTTCTTCCTCGACTTCACCATCCAGTACAGCCAGGAGTGGTCCCGCTCGGGCGGTCAGCGGGGTCGGATCTCCGGTGTCGTCGTCGACAACGTCGTGGTGCTCGACGGCCGGGACGACTTCGTCTCGCGCATCATGGGCAGCGGCCCTGACAACCGCGTCGAGGACGTGCTGCTCCGCAACATCACCTACAAGCAGGTCCCCGTGCGAAGGGCCGAGGATCTGCGCCTCTCGGCCAACCAGCACACGACCCACATCCGCGTGGAGTACGTTGGAGGCTCGACCGGGGCGGCTCTCCACCTCCCTTACGTGCTCGACCTCGAGGATGGGGTGCCGGCGCAGGTGACGGTAGTGCCTCGCCGGGACCAGGCGGGCTTCCTGGTGCCCGACTTCGCCATCCGGCCAGTGCCCCAGGTCTACATGGGCGAACGGCTGACGGGTGCGCTGACGGTGACCGCCACCCGCGGCACCAGCACCCTTGAGTGGGACGACGGGAGAGGTCCCTTTGCCGATCCCGGCCATCCGGCCTCTGCCGCGCTGGACGGCGATCCGGCCACGGGCTGGGTCGGCCTTGACTGGCCCGGCGCCCCTGGCGAGTTCGCGGCCCTGAGCATCTGGTTCGACGAACCGAAGCGGGTGGGCACCGTCCGCCTCCACGGCGACCCGGCCTCTCGCGTCGCCCTGCTGCAAAACATCGCCCTCTTCGGCATCCGGGCCACCAGCGAGCGCAACGTGTTCACGCGGATCCTCAACTCGGCTGACTACGAGTTCTCGCCGGCCACGGGCAACGTCGTCGACATCCGGATCAACCCGGGCGAGTACAAGGCGCTCCAGCTCCGCTTCTACAACCGGAGCGGTACTGCCTACTCGGAGCGGGCCTTTGCCCACGAGGTGGAGATCTACCCGGCCAGCCTGACCTTCAACAAGCCGGTGAGCGCGAGCCCGCACGAGGACGTGTACGTGGCCAGCAATATGACCGACGGCAACCCGCTCACCTACTACGAGGCGCGCAAGGGCGAGTGGCCGGCGGTGGTCACGGTCGATCTGGGCGACGCGTTCGACGTCAAGGTGGTCCAGGTGGCCCTGCCGCCCTTGATGCAGTGGGAGCCGCGTACGCAGACCTTCTCCATCCACGGCAGCCTCGACGGCGACGTCTACGAGGAGGTGGTGCCGGCGGCCTCCTACACCTTCGACCCGGCGCAAGGCAACCTGGTCGAGATAACGCTGGCCCGGCCCACCCGGATGCGCTTGCTCCGGCTGGTCGTGACCGACAACACGTCGCCGGGCGGGTACGGCGCCCAGATCTCGGAACTGCTCGCCTTCGACTGA
- a CDS encoding nucleotidyltransferase domain-containing protein: protein MKAPEKAQEVERWLPGAVNRLAALGVERVFLFGSWARGRATRRSDLDLLVIWQTDLPPTERIGLVLQALKDAPLPVEPVVYTPEEFADRRDLPFLRGVLKEARVLYERGEAATRSGEVAPPGRR from the coding sequence GTGAAGGCCCCTGAGAAGGCGCAAGAAGTCGAGCGCTGGCTACCGGGCGCGGTCAATCGCCTGGCGGCGCTGGGCGTGGAGCGCGTGTTCCTCTTCGGGTCGTGGGCCAGGGGCCGCGCGACGCGCCGTTCCGACCTGGACCTCCTGGTGATATGGCAGACCGACCTGCCGCCCACCGAGCGCATCGGCCTGGTGCTACAGGCGCTCAAGGACGCCCCCCTGCCGGTCGAGCCCGTCGTTTACACGCCGGAGGAGTTCGCGGACCGGCGTGACCTGCCCTTCCTGAGGGGCGTCCTCAAGGAAGCGAGGGTCCTGTATGAGCGTGGAGAAGCAGCGACGCGAAGCGGAGAGGTGGCTCCGCCAGGCCGAAGATGA
- a CDS encoding HEPN domain-containing protein, translated as MSVEKQRREAERWLRQAEDDLDAARLLLTSGKFAQAAFFSQQAGEKAMKAVWLATDADPWGHSLGRLVRDLPDPEVRVRFAPLLDAALALDKLYIPTRYPDALADLIPGEAYTQREAEGALAHSAAILRAVREWMAEQPQASPDG; from the coding sequence ATGAGCGTGGAGAAGCAGCGACGCGAAGCGGAGAGGTGGCTCCGCCAGGCCGAAGATGATCTCGATGCCGCCCGCCTGCTCTTGACGAGCGGCAAGTTCGCGCAGGCGGCCTTCTTCTCGCAGCAAGCCGGCGAGAAGGCGATGAAGGCTGTCTGGCTGGCGACGGACGCAGACCCCTGGGGCCATTCGCTGGGCCGCCTGGTCAGGGACCTGCCGGATCCGGAAGTCCGCGTGCGCTTTGCGCCGCTGCTCGACGCCGCGCTGGCGCTCGACAAGCTCTACATCCCCACCCGTTATCCCGATGCGCTCGCTGACCTCATCCCCGGCGAAGCCTACACGCAGCGCGAGGCGGAGGGCGCCCTGGCCCACTCGGCCGCCATCCTGCGAGCCGTCCGGGAGTGGATGGCGGAGCAGCCCCAAGCCAGCCCAGACGGCTGA